A genomic segment from Candidatus Thorarchaeota archaeon encodes:
- a CDS encoding glycerophosphodiester phosphodiesterase translates to MMRPLVIGHRGAPRQAPENTIRSFETAYSAGADWVELDVQQTSDGRLVCIHDYDLTRLCGVEVQVAETDYAELSKYDIGSGERVPLLSQVLDLCTGARGVNVELKVPGVEIEVAELLRERGLVKRSIVSSFFHAALVTMHEVAPEVKTAILYNSPMEDPVEAALRVHASAVNPPVDTLDRRLVDRAHERGLRVYPWTVNDEAGMLRLVSWGTDGIITDVPDVCARAVRAP, encoded by the coding sequence ATGATGCGACCTCTAGTGATTGGGCATCGTGGTGCTCCTCGGCAGGCACCAGAGAACACCATTAGAAGCTTTGAAACAGCATATAGTGCTGGAGCGGACTGGGTCGAGCTGGACGTTCAGCAGACGTCAGATGGTCGTCTTGTGTGCATACACGACTATGATCTCACGAGGCTGTGTGGAGTCGAGGTTCAGGTCGCGGAGACCGACTATGCGGAGCTGTCCAAATACGACATTGGAAGCGGTGAGCGCGTGCCACTCCTTTCACAGGTGTTGGACCTCTGCACGGGAGCACGAGGGGTGAATGTCGAGCTCAAAGTGCCAGGGGTAGAGATAGAGGTGGCGGAGCTCTTGCGAGAGAGAGGTCTGGTGAAACGATCCATCGTGTCGTCATTCTTCCATGCGGCGTTAGTGACCATGCATGAAGTGGCGCCTGAGGTCAAGACGGCAATCCTGTATAACAGCCCCATGGAGGACCCGGTAGAGGCCGCTTTGAGAGTTCACGCGTCAGCAGTCAATCCTCCTGTTGATACACTGGACAGGCGCCTCGTGGACCGTGCTCATGAACGTGGACTCAGAGTCTATCCATGGACTGTGAACGATGAGGCAGGGATGCTGCGCCTCGTCTCGTGGGGTACAGATGGAATCATCACGGATGTCCCTGATGTTTGTGCCAGGGCTGTGAGAGCGCCGTAG